In Planctomycetaceae bacterium, one genomic interval encodes:
- a CDS encoding prenyltransferase/squalene oxidase repeat-containing protein — MNRHTRQIALLLVAVIGALPAAALAEGTWEVTPESKAALERGIDWLAKNQGPKGNWDNEQMGLVSMGLLAYLSAGHLPGRGKYGRNVQQAMDYLLDNAKPSGLMNIAVRGHDMYNHGLCTFVLGQLYGMTGDKRVGRTLDRALRLIQDAQCADGGWDYVAISKPQGHDLSLTVMQAKALRSAMDCGFKVDPGAIQRAVEFVRRNYRAEFAVGVDDPKLVKQMGMFSYSPGNVRNTSITTTAIGVICLQEFGQYDDPRLAPACLYLRHMVKVGEPIFIKQYADARKMKKETMTVPDNHVPFDAYTLYYLSQALYQRGGEDWKIGYTVLRDQLAKRQRVQPGSPEHGTWQSTVWWMRGKEAQFYGTAIGCFVLAMPNRYLPILQEGRIESLIKTVEGSKTDNP; from the coding sequence GTGAACAGGCATACGCGACAGATCGCTCTGCTGCTGGTAGCCGTGATAGGCGCCTTGCCCGCCGCCGCCCTGGCCGAGGGAACCTGGGAAGTCACACCCGAAAGCAAGGCCGCTCTCGAGCGAGGCATCGACTGGCTGGCCAAGAACCAGGGCCCCAAGGGCAACTGGGACAACGAGCAGATGGGCCTGGTCAGCATGGGGCTGCTGGCGTATCTGTCAGCCGGACATTTGCCCGGTCGCGGCAAGTACGGCCGCAACGTCCAGCAGGCGATGGACTATCTTCTTGACAACGCCAAACCGTCTGGCCTGATGAACATCGCCGTTCGCGGCCACGACATGTACAACCACGGTCTCTGCACGTTCGTTCTCGGTCAGCTTTACGGTATGACCGGCGACAAGCGCGTCGGTCGCACGCTGGACCGGGCGCTGCGGCTGATCCAGGACGCCCAGTGCGCCGACGGCGGGTGGGACTATGTGGCGATCTCGAAGCCGCAGGGTCACGACCTGTCGCTGACGGTGATGCAGGCCAAGGCGCTTCGCAGCGCGATGGACTGCGGGTTCAAGGTCGACCCCGGCGCGATCCAGCGGGCCGTCGAGTTCGTTCGGCGCAATTACCGCGCCGAGTTTGCCGTGGGGGTGGACGATCCCAAGCTGGTCAAGCAGATGGGGATGTTCTCGTACTCGCCCGGCAACGTCCGCAACACGAGCATCACCACCACGGCTATCGGCGTGATCTGCCTGCAGGAGTTCGGTCAGTACGACGACCCGCGCCTGGCGCCGGCGTGCCTGTACCTGCGGCACATGGTCAAGGTGGGCGAGCCGATCTTCATCAAGCAGTACGCCGACGCCCGCAAGATGAAGAAGGAAACGATGACCGTTCCGGACAACCACGTGCCCTTCGACGCCTACACGCTGTACTACCTCAGCCAGGCGCTCTACCAGCGCGGCGGTGAGGACTGGAAAATCGGATACACCGTCCTGCGCGACCAGCTTGCCAAACGCCAACGCGTGCAGCCGGGCAGCCCCGAGCACGGCACGTGGCAGTCCACCGTCTGGTGGATGCGCGGTAAGGAAGCGCAGTTCTACGGCACTGCGATCGGTTGTTTCGTGCTGGCCATGCCCAACCGCTACCTGCCGATTCTGCAGGAAGGGCGAATTGAAAGCCTGATCAAGACCGTCGAGGGTTCAAAGACGGACAACCCGTGA
- a CDS encoding BatA domain-containing protein yields MLNFPPGLAVFAVAGVVAAAVPVALHLLNRQRFRTIHWAPMEFLRLAMVRSRKMLQVRDVLLMVVRTAALLMLGFALSRPFFSSGYGSLSALALVCGFFGILSLVAAAVVQKALGRILAVVAGALLLAVAIVAFLGDYASRVSQDAAGPKSGQAVHVILLIDNSLSMGYRQTNGTLLDDAKTRAKDIIDDLPTGSRVTVVPLCGSARPVMLDPCVSIDDAKSAVSEIRLVDRAVTMQQAAALADEASRYVTDLDKRIVLLSDHQRRNWSGDSQAAWKQVSDLQIVDLSPQGQRENAWVADVQLQDQVAAKDAPAVITATIGYEGPQPRRGVEVALKVRDKVVDTRSVDLAGGQGQPVIFTHKIESAVKGGQTEFVPVSVSIGPPDRLPHDDVRYAVVPVVAGLPVLFVDQYGDREDIDANLFGETLQLRMLLAPRLSRQDQTLPIIDVRHVTMERLAQQGQAALEDARLVVIAGTTDPGPMVKTLRQYVEQGGQIFIAAGGDFQPAAWNLSAWLDGAGILPAQLADEPFGKTLRESGETPGYFQWNFDSLIGEYFQIPGASTETLRDLYAGAAGPYFFKAVVPKVEPVDVDKAVAAQAKRTAENLTFLIGTDSWAHEDRTSGLTDKQRADRLRDKQRRGEIQPRWLTWARQRVGDPMDRRPAQGQSVEQLAADLADKTRPRVLARFSNGLPAVVQRSVGLGSIVMCTSGALGNWDGGWNTVGLDDAVIVYDRILRSMLHKSLPQRTSGVGTPLVLPIEKADRLDTFALKRPDGLKDDLPVEVLEGDTYALTVRTVTQRGAYHIQRTASRDAAKPPFEADVAFNGLAGESQVTLLNRDEIKKALGDVKFTWVGQGDSISLQGSRAHGESLWKWLIWSVLLLMLIERLIVIWPNLRAKPQQEAAHG; encoded by the coding sequence ATGCTGAACTTTCCTCCAGGACTGGCTGTGTTTGCCGTCGCCGGCGTGGTCGCCGCGGCCGTGCCCGTCGCGCTGCACCTGCTCAACCGCCAGCGATTCCGCACGATCCACTGGGCGCCGATGGAGTTCCTGCGCCTGGCGATGGTCCGCAGCCGCAAGATGCTGCAGGTGCGCGACGTGCTGCTGATGGTCGTTCGCACCGCGGCGCTGCTGATGCTGGGCTTCGCGCTGTCGCGACCGTTCTTCTCCTCGGGCTACGGGTCCCTCTCGGCGCTGGCGCTGGTGTGCGGATTCTTCGGGATATTGAGCCTGGTCGCCGCGGCGGTGGTCCAGAAGGCGCTGGGCCGCATCCTGGCGGTGGTGGCCGGGGCGCTGCTGCTGGCAGTGGCGATCGTGGCGTTTCTGGGCGACTACGCCAGCCGCGTCAGCCAGGACGCCGCGGGGCCCAAGTCCGGCCAGGCGGTACACGTGATCCTGCTGATCGACAACAGCCTGTCCATGGGCTACCGCCAGACCAACGGAACGCTGCTCGATGACGCCAAGACACGCGCCAAGGACATCATCGACGACCTGCCGACCGGCAGCCGCGTGACCGTCGTGCCCCTGTGCGGCTCGGCGCGGCCGGTCATGCTCGACCCGTGCGTGTCGATTGACGACGCCAAGTCCGCCGTCAGCGAGATCCGCCTGGTCGACCGGGCCGTCACCATGCAGCAGGCGGCGGCACTGGCCGACGAGGCCAGCCGCTACGTCACCGATCTCGACAAGCGCATCGTCCTGCTGTCCGACCACCAGCGTCGCAACTGGAGCGGCGACAGCCAGGCCGCCTGGAAGCAGGTCAGCGACCTGCAGATCGTCGACCTGTCCCCGCAGGGACAGCGCGAAAACGCCTGGGTCGCCGACGTGCAGTTGCAGGATCAGGTCGCCGCCAAAGACGCCCCTGCCGTCATCACCGCCACCATCGGCTACGAAGGCCCCCAGCCGCGACGCGGGGTCGAAGTGGCTTTGAAGGTCCGCGATAAGGTCGTCGACACGCGAAGCGTCGACCTGGCCGGCGGGCAAGGTCAGCCGGTGATCTTCACGCACAAGATCGAGTCCGCCGTCAAGGGCGGCCAGACCGAGTTCGTGCCCGTGAGCGTTTCGATCGGTCCGCCGGACCGCCTGCCCCACGACGACGTGCGCTACGCCGTCGTGCCGGTGGTCGCCGGTCTGCCGGTGCTGTTCGTCGACCAGTACGGCGACCGGGAGGACATCGACGCCAATCTCTTCGGCGAGACGCTGCAGCTTCGGATGCTGCTGGCGCCGCGCCTGAGCCGGCAGGACCAGACCCTGCCCATCATCGACGTGCGCCACGTGACGATGGAGCGCCTCGCCCAGCAAGGCCAGGCCGCCCTCGAAGACGCGCGCCTCGTCGTGATCGCCGGGACGACCGACCCCGGACCGATGGTCAAGACCCTCCGCCAGTACGTCGAGCAGGGCGGGCAGATCTTCATCGCCGCCGGCGGCGACTTTCAGCCTGCCGCCTGGAACCTCTCGGCCTGGCTCGACGGGGCGGGAATCCTGCCGGCCCAGCTTGCCGACGAACCCTTTGGCAAGACCCTGCGCGAGAGCGGCGAAACGCCCGGATACTTCCAGTGGAACTTCGACTCCCTCATCGGCGAGTACTTCCAGATCCCCGGCGCCTCGACCGAGACCCTGCGAGACCTCTACGCCGGCGCCGCCGGCCCGTACTTCTTCAAGGCCGTCGTTCCTAAAGTCGAGCCCGTCGACGTGGACAAGGCCGTCGCCGCCCAGGCCAAGCGCACGGCTGAGAACCTCACGTTCCTCATCGGGACCGATTCCTGGGCCCATGAGGACCGCACGAGCGGCCTGACCGACAAGCAGCGCGCCGACCGCCTTCGCGACAAGCAGCGCCGCGGCGAGATTCAGCCGCGATGGCTGACCTGGGCCCGCCAGCGTGTGGGCGACCCGATGGACCGCCGCCCGGCCCAGGGGCAGAGCGTCGAGCAACTGGCCGCCGACCTGGCCGACAAGACCCGCCCGCGCGTGCTGGCGCGGTTCAGCAACGGTCTGCCCGCGGTGGTGCAGCGGTCGGTGGGGCTGGGCAGCATCGTCATGTGTACCAGCGGCGCCCTGGGCAACTGGGACGGCGGATGGAACACCGTCGGTCTCGACGACGCGGTGATCGTGTACGACCGGATCCTGCGGTCGATGCTGCACAAGTCGCTGCCCCAGCGCACCAGCGGCGTGGGCACCCCGCTGGTGCTGCCCATCGAAAAGGCCGACCGCCTCGACACCTTCGCCCTCAAACGCCCCGATGGTCTCAAGGACGACCTGCCCGTCGAGGTGCTCGAAGGCGACACCTACGCCCTGACTGTGCGGACCGTCACCCAGCGCGGCGCCTACCACATCCAGCGCACGGCCAGCCGCGACGCCGCAAAGCCGCCCTTCGAAGCCGACGTGGCGTTCAACGGTCTTGCCGGCGAATCGCAAGTGACGCTGCTCAATCGCGACGAGATCAAAAAAGCCCTTGGCGACGTCAAGTTCACGTGGGTCGGCCAGGGCGACTCGATCAGCCTTCAGGGCTCGCGGGCCCACGGCGAGAGCCTTTGGAAATGGCTCATATGGTCGGTCCTGCTGCTGATGCTCATCGAGCGGCTGATCGTCATCTGGCCCAACCTTCGGGCCAAACCGCAACAGGAGGCCGCCCATGGGTGA